From Mustelus asterias chromosome 5, sMusAst1.hap1.1, whole genome shotgun sequence, a single genomic window includes:
- the LOC144493988 gene encoding adhesion G protein-coupled receptor F5-like encodes MLQVPFTSQHTGEELARQNYAVRVSGLTFTDELNNPSSSLYKNLSKEFKKLLEDAYQSVQPDAAVNILGFTKGSVIIVHQVVSKKLLTSNEITTQIKNLSPKYKTELLPDDKIPCHDEIYGTTNYNSIAEIPCENQPGVKKRRCGENGKYEKELDFCLSEEINNILQAVNTTDLETKFSNLLQELSNVTDEVNITTPGNVQAVVTILTSISNVNTTVDETDVGNFLHTVSRVISSASIETWKDLTNTQYEDNPNPPSSQLLQSVENFNTRLKLQNDTLHIKEENLEFRASRIRQNNNTSFNETFANFPIEKYSNLSANVFISAEEFEDMPSNAIVITIAYPTWIDILPKIATFDGDFLINGLVVTITLNIKKPVNISMTFSPRNRTLDRNTAMCAFWDFSGNGAWSDTGCTPEINGENILCNCDHLTSFSILMSPDSVSDPALRYITKIGVAISIGCLVITIIIEAMVWKHVTKSKTSYTRHVGILNIAVNLLVADIWFIVASAVTPGTGACIAATFFIHFFYLALFFWMLTLGLLLVYRLLFPFHNLSKSAMLGISFIIGYLSPLIISVITIGVTYPRDSYTREGACWLGWEKEYPLLAFVIPALVIIAINLIILIVVIFKLLRPTIGYRSRENNQERETFKQVVRSIAVLTPILGLTWAFGIPTFQKGSPKAFHYIFTILNAFQGFFILVFGTFVDKKIRETLLKKFSLSGFSSQTKSTSTSKTSSKVNHRFYSRRRHDLTKNILSAKRARKQEGMASVFSASREPHP; translated from the exons ATGCTACAAGTTCCCTTTACATCACAACATACTGGGGAGGAGTTGG CAAGACAGAACTATGCAGTCAGAGTTTCAGGACTGACCTTTACAGATGAACTGAACAATCCTTCCTCAAGCTTGTATAAAAATCTCTCCAAAGAATTTAAGAAGCTG CTGGAAGATGCCTACCAATCTGTGCAACCTGATGCTGCAGTAAACATTCTAGGATTTAC CAAAGGGAGTGTAATTATAGTCCATCAAGTAGTCTCTAAGAAACTTTTAACTTCGAACGAAATCACCACCCAAATCAAAAATCTTTCTCCAAAATACAAAACTGAATTGTTACCTG ATGATAAAATACCATGTCATGATGAAATATATGGCACAACAAATTATAATAGCATCGCAGAAATCCCCTGTGAAAATCAGCCAGGGGTTAAGAAGAGAAGATGTGGAGAGAATGGGAAGTATGAAAAGGAATTAGATTTTTGTCTCTCTGAGGAAATCAACAATATTCTTCAG GCGGTAAATACCACCGATTTGGAAACTAAATTTTCGAATCTACTTCAAGAATTATCCAATGTCACCGACGAGGTTAACATAACCACCCCCGGCAACGTCCAAGCTGTGGTTACCATTCTGACATCAATTTCAAATGTAAACACCACTGTTGATGAAACAGATGTCGGG AATTTCTTGCATACTGTAAGCAGAGTTATCTCTTCTGCATCAATAGAAACATGgaaagatctcacaaacacacaataTGAAGATAATCCCAACCCCCCTAGTTCTCAATTGTTGCAGTCAGTGGAAAATTTTAATACGCGCCTCAAGTTGCAGAATGATACTTTACACATCAAAGAAGAGAATCTTGAGTTCCGTGCTTCTAGAATTCGTCAGAACAATAACACTTCTTTTAATGAAACCTTTGCTAATTTTCCCATTGAAAAATATTCCAATTTAAGTGCTAATGTGTTCATTTCTGCTGAAGAATTTGAAGATATGCCATCAAATGCCATAGTTATCACCATTGCATATCCAACATGGATTGATATTTTACCCAAAATTGCAACCTTCGATGGAGACTTTTTGATTAATGGTCTTGTTGTGACAATAACATTAAACATTAAGAAACCTGTTAACATCAGCATGACCTTTTCACCAAGAAATCGCACGCTTGATCGCAACACTGCCATGTGTGCATTTTGGGATTTTAGTGGCAATGGCGCATGGAGTGACACCGGCTGTACACCTGAAATTAATGGGGAAAATATCTTATGTAACTGTGATCACCTGACATCCTTTTCTATTTTAATGTCTCCCGATTCCGTGAGCGACCCAGCTTTGCGGTATATAACCAAAATTGGAGTTGCCATATCAATAGGATGTTTAGTAATCACTATTATTATAGAGGCCATGGTGTGGAAACATGTGACCAAAAGTAAGACTTCATATACTCGCCATGTTGGAATTCTGAATATAGCGGTAAATCTGCTGGTAGCTGATATATGGTTCATTGTGGCTTCAGCTGTAACACCAGGAACGGGGGCTTGCATAGCTGCTActttcttcattcactttttctaTCTTGCCTTATTTTTTTGGATGTTAACCCTGGGCCTACTACTTGTCTATCGTTTGCTTTTCCCATTCCATAATCTCAGTAAGTCAGCTATGTTGGGAATATCATTTATTATTGGTTATCTATCTCCATTAATAATCTCTGTCATCACCATTGGAGTTACCTACCCAAGAGACAGTTACACAAGAGAAGGTGCCTGCTGGCTTGGCTGGGAGAAAGAGTACCCTCTACTTGCATTTGTTATACCTGCACTGGTTATAATCGCAATAAACCTCATTATTCTGATTGTTGTCATATTTAAACTGTTACGGCCAACAATCGGGTACAGATCCAGAGAAAATAATCAGGAGAGAGAAACGTTCAAACAAGTTGTGAGAAGCATTGCTGTGTTAACCCCAATCCTCGGACTCACCTGGGCATTTGGAATACCAACCTTTCAAAAGGGTTCTCCTAAGGCTTTCCATTACATATTTACTATTCTCAATGCTTTTCAG GGATTCTTTATTCTGGTCTTTGGAACATTCGTGGATAAGAAG ATACGAGAAACCTTGTTGAAGAAATTTTCATTGTCAGGATTTTCTTCTCAAACAAAG